One part of the Trypanosoma brucei brucei TREU927 chromosome 4, complete sequence genome encodes these proteins:
- a CDS encoding hypothetical protein, conserved (similar to GB:AAA30209: kinetoplast-associated protein {Trypanosoma cruzi}) yields the protein MAARRHRRHHHHTAAHAQKLVTPKSSLSPTVAQHQHEGRKATYEHQNTPFGVNPPTAATPEVQSTGVAPTVNSTAFKLETALMPPKSLDEAHRPGVAKFSDGIDPKSRSVTDKERGTVGTKTTGHQQLGMHCKPTTEVSDDASKLVAEAKKKTEPTAQGDVGAFKSMKQHQGTQCQLPKPDVDTRISETATMTAAPVQTTAVQMTVSALEERQRLWRGGTALSMATGNIGATHCVEGPKGTQVETHYDLNGSRHQAHAAPRGFESRQPKGDTTFPPSVVELTSTKNGINHTKQSVTTPAHLAISSVLPRNVPEMHSQGLNYGDGPVYSKDFVCQTPGEVERARNNGDALKQKRVNSSVSRPILSAFVDVKTFQKNNMNIVTDETAFNTATKKASMERLETRQKRSKTDGERKRAKKLSARSRMREKDTTAKKAEEAARKKAEEEAARKKAEEEAARKRAEEEAARKKAEEEAARKKAEEEAARKKAEEEAARKRAEEEAARKKAEEEAARKKAEEEAARKKAEEEAARKKAEEEAARKKAEEEAARKKAEEEAARKKAEEEAARKKAEKMRKRAQARNARMKAEEAARKKAEEEAARKRAEEEAARKKAEEEAARKRAEEEAARKRAEEEAARKKAEEEAARKKAEEEAARKKAEEEVARKRAEEEAARKKAEEEAARKKAEEEAARKKAEEEAARKKAEKMRKRAQARKARMKAEEAARKKAEEEAARKKAEEEAARKKAEEEAARKRAEEEAARKKAEEEAARKRAEEEAARKKAEEEAARKKAEEEAARKKAEEEAARKKAEEEAARKKAEEEAARKRAEEEAARKRAEEEAARKKAEEEAARKKAEEEAARKKAEEEAARKKAEEEAARKKAEEEAARKKAEEEAARKKAEEEAARKKAEEEAARKRAEEEAARKKAERARKLAEARKTLRKRANKGARRMAEKVSRNQLQSDAWTKKEEAERMKAEEDAERMKAEEDAERMKAEEDAERMKAEEEAERMKAEEEAERMKAEEDAERMKAEEEAERMKAEEEAERMKAEEDAERVEAEEEAERMKAEEEAERMKAEEEAERMKAEEEAERMKAEEEAERMKAEEEVKRMKAEEEAERMKAEEEAERMKAEEDAERMKAEEEVKRMKAEEEAERMKAEEEAERMKAEGGAGRKNSDEEGCVVEEEGLGGNRASDGPPRIASNQECTLSEQQRHERARKKLERYRKQVMARNQRPVCKVGDVTAAAVTQAVGDVPLISTSRVSGLPTVTPVSSPSEATLVANALIFPNGSVAIEKFDENRLVVRRQSLDVPWDIGLRFDWTVKTLAIGSLPMYRLSDPRRLHPFMRTYQSKPVWFLEEVNGTKANNIREVMEVLKKSLLATFVFRK from the coding sequence ATGGCTGCTCGCCGCCATCgccgtcaccaccaccataCGGCTGCTCACGCACAGAAACTTGTGACTCCAAAGTCTTCGCTATCACCGACAGTAGCGCAGCACCAACATGAGGGGCGTAAGGCCACGTATGAGCATCAGAACACGCCCTTCGGCGTCAACCCCCCAACCGCTGCCACACCAGAAGTGCAGTCGACGGGAGTTGCTCCGACTGTTAATTCAACTGCTTTCAAACTCGAAACCGCATTGATGCCGCCGAAGTCGCTTGACGAGGCACATCGCCCCGGAGTGGCGAAGTTTAGCGATGGCATTGACCCCAAGTCACGGTCTGTAACTGATAAGGAAAGGGGGACAGTTGGCACCAAGACAACGGGACATCAGCAACTAGGGATGCACTGTAAGCCCACAACAGAGGTTTCTGATGATGCCAGCAAGTTGGTTgcagaagcaaagaaaaaaacggagcCGACCGCGCAGGGAGATGTGGGGGCATTCAAGAGCATGAAACAACACCAGGGGACGCAGTGCCAACTTCCAAAACCTGATGTGGACACCAGAATTTCAGAAACAGCCACTATGACGGCTGCTCCCGTACAAACCACTGCGGTCCAGATGACTGTAAGCGCGCTGGAGGAGCGGCAGCGGCTTTGGAGGGGTGGTACAGCGCTCTCAATGGCTACGGGAAATATCGGCGCAACTCATTGTGTCGAAGGGCCGAAGGGAACACAGGTTGAGACCCACTACGATTTGAACGGGTCAAGGCATCAAGCGCATGCCGCCCCACGAGGATTTGAATCCAGGCAGCCCAAAGGCGACACAACTTTCCCTCCGTCAGTGGTGGAGTTGACTTCCACGAAAAACGGCATCAATCACACCAAACAAAGCGTGACGACCCCCGCACATCTCGCCATCTCCAGCGTGCTTCCCCGAAACGTCCCCGAAATGCATTCACAGGGATTAAATTATGGGGATGGGCCCGTATATAGCAAGGATTTTGTGTGTCAAACCCCCGGTGAAGTTGAAAGAGCTCGGAACAACGGTGATGCGCTAAAACAGAAGCGCGTCAACAGCTCCGTGAGCAGACCCATTCTCTCCGCATTTGTCGATGTAAAAACATTTCAGAAAAACAACATGAACATAGTGACAGACGAAACTGCGTTTAACACAGCAACGAAGAAGGCTTCGATGGAAAGGTTGGAAACTCGGCAAAAGCGCTCGAAAACAGATGGGGAAAGGAAACGCGCTAAGAAATTATCTGCGAGAAGTCGAatgagagagaaagataCCACGGCgaagaaagcagaagaagcagctaggaagaaagcagaggaggaagctgccaggaagaaagcagaggaggaagctgccaggaagagagcagaggaggaagctgccaggaagaaagctgaggaggaagcagccaggaagaaagctgaggaggaagctgccaggaagaaagctgaggaggaagcagccaggaagagagcagaggaggaagctgccaggaagaaagctgaggaggaagcagccaggaagaaagctgaggaggaagctgccaggaagaaagctgaggaggaagctgccaggaagaaagcagaggaggaagctgccaggaagaaagcagaggaggaagctgccaggaagaaagctgaggaggaagcagccaggaagaaagcagaggaggaagctgccaggaagaaagcTGAAAAAATGCGAAAACGCGCTCAAGCACGAAACGCACGCATGAAGGCCGAagaagctgccaggaagaaagcagaggaggaagcagccaggaagagagcagaggaggaagctgccaggaagaaggcagaggaggaagctgccaggaagagagcagaggaggaagctgccaggaagagagcagaggaggaagctgccaggaagaaggctgaggaggaagcagccaggaagaaggctgaggaggaagctgccaggaagaaagcagaggaggaagttgccaggaagagagcagaggaggaagctgccaggaagaaagctgaggaggaagcagccaggaagaaggcagaggaggaagctgccaggaagaaagcagaggaggaagcagccagGAAGAAGGCTGAAAAGATGCGAAAACGCGCTCAAGCACGAAAGGCACGCATGAAGGCCGAagaagctgccaggaagaaagctgaggaggaagctgccaggaagaaagcagaggaggaagcagccaggaagaaggctgaggaggaagcagccaggaagagagcagaggaggaagcagccaggaagaaggctgaggaggaagctgccaggaagagagctgaggaggaagctgccaggaagaaggctgaggaggaagctgccaggaagaaggctgaggaggaagcagccaggaagaaggcagaggaggaagctgccaggaagaaggctgaggaggaagcagccaggaagaaagcagaggaggaagcagccaggaagagagcagaggaggaagctgccaggaagagagctgaggaggaagctgccaggaagaaggctgaggaggaagcagccaggaagaaggcagaggaggaagctgccaggaagaaggctgaggaggaagcagccaggaagaaagcagaggaggaagctgccaggaagaaggctgaggaggaagctgccaggaagaaggcagaggaggaagctgccagaaagaaagcagaggaggaagctgccaggaagaaagctgaggaggaagctgccaggaagagagcagaggaggaagctgccaggaagaaggCTGAGAGAGCCCGAAAACTTGCTGAAGCACGAAAAACTCTGCGGAAGCGAGCGAATAAAGGTGCACGCAGAATGGCAGAAAAGGTTTCCCGTAACCAGCTTCAGAGTGATGCTTGgacaaagaaggaagaggctgagcgcatgaaggctgaagaagatgctgagcgcatgaaggctgaagaagatgctgagcgcatgaaggctgaagaagatgctgagcgcatgaaggctgaagaagaggctgagcgcatgaaggctgaagaagaggctgagcgcatgaaggctgaagaagatgctgagcgcatgaaggctgaagaagaggctgagcgcatgaaggctgaagaagaggctgagcgcatgaaggctgaAGAAGATGCTGAGCGCGTGGAGGCTGAGGAAGAGGCtgagcgcatgaaggctgaggaagaggctgagcgcatgaaggctgaagaagaggctgagcgcatgaaggctgaggaagaggctgagcgcatgaaggctgaagaagaggctgagcgcatgaaggctgaggaagaggttaagcgcatgaaggctgaggaagaggctgagcgcatgaaggctgaggaagaggctgagcgcatgaaggctgaagaagatgctgagcgcatgaaggctgaagaagaggttaagcgcatgaaggctgaagaagaggctgagcgcatgaaggctgaggaagaggctgagcgcatgaaggctgaGGGTGGGGCTGGGCGCAAGAATTCCGACGAAGAAGGATGTGTtgtggaagaggaggggtTGGGAGGAAATCGTGCCAGTGACGGGCCTCCGCGGATTGCGTCTAACCAGGAATGCACTTTATCTGAACAGCAGCGACATGAAAGAGCAAGGAAAAAGTTAGAAAGATATAGAAAGCAGGTGATGGCCCGCAACCAGAGACCAGTCTGTAAGGTAGGTGATGTGACTGCAGCTGCTGTCACGCAAGCTGTTGGTGACGTGCCGCTCATTTCCACGAGTAGAGTTAGCGGTTTGCCCACGGTCACACCCGTTTCCTCTCCGTCGGAGGCAACTTTGGTTGCCAATGCTCTCATCTTTCCAAACGGCAGTGTTGCGATCGAAAAGTTTGACGAGAACCGACTGGTAGTGCGACGGCAAAGCTTGGATGTTCCGTGGGATATTGGCCTGCGGTTCGACTGGACAGTTAAAACGCTGGCCATCGGTTCCTTACCGATGTACAGGCTCTCAGACCCACGCCGTTTGCACCCCTTCATGCGTACGTATCAGTCAAAGCCCGTGTGGTTCCTCGAGGAAGTTAACGGCACAAAAGCCAACAACATTCGCGAGGTAATGGAAGTTCTCAAGAAAAGTCTCCTGGCGACGTTCGTGTTCCGGAAATGA
- a CDS encoding ribosomal protein L7/L12, putative has protein sequence MPLRESAETVEAIADAYVNMDLQTMRKFHDLVSNSMPWPPGTAPVSCEEMMLQGLAPGTCGGGRVVGATPTVPDAADGSAGNGSTADATVVKKVVEKATVDVSLKGYPAGSKVKLIKELRAVTGLALQEAKAAVERCPGMVATALPRGDAEKLKVLLEGHGAEVELL, from the coding sequence ATGCCGCTTCGGGAGAGTGCTGAAACTGTTGAAGCTATAGCTGATGCTTACGTCAACATGGACTTGCAAACAATGCGCAAATTTCATGACCTAGTATCCAACAGCATGCCGTGGCCACCCGGCACCGCTCCCGTGTCGTGTGAAGAAATGATGCTTCAGGGATTGGCACCCGGCACGTGCGGAGGCGGACGGGTCGTTGGGGCTACTCCAACAGTTCCTGACGCTGCTGATGGTTCTGCCGGTAATGGTTCCACTGCCGATGCCACGGTTGTAAAGAAAGTCGTAGAGAAAGCCACTGTGGATGTTAGCCTAAAGGGATACCCCGCAGGAAGCAAGGTAAAACTTATTAAGGAGCTGCGGGCGGTAACAGGTTTGGCTTTACAGGAGGCAAAGGCGGCTGTCGAGCGGTGTCCAGGGATGGTAGCCACGGCTTTACCCCGGGGAGATGCCGAAAAACTGAAGGTGTTGCTGGAAGGCCACGGTGCCGAAGTTGAACTGTTGTGA
- a CDS encoding protein kinase, putative: MKNIEVNPQRKRSREAPPGAEAAESVEEQRLSESYWESKGARSNSASRLSPEIPGDSACMYEYVSGPTAVSISGGNSGNSPGGTHPSERKLKQATLPSYGLVNDTAVFRKELADRDAQIDELREKLAAVETRMSERETTLINTQAQLQEVMDRNNRYQVVLRQEMLRAARQGRCDARRALHLKHFELGQIAVWHSNGREVWVEGNKMRQLTMQLEELSVRRDEVEELKKTAERRARQILRSNDEDSMAPEVQAALMEAQEAALLYTAEFAALGSAIQSLKQQQQDLNHEKKVFLKEIRRVNDEDASAFVAVPALGHNGRYVMMHLLGKGGFSEVWKAFDLQEARYVACKVHRVQREWSQQVRQHYRDRAVRELKIMRMLEHPHLTRLFDAFDHGTATFVSVMEFSAGTDLDTHLKRCGTLREVEARLIIMQVVSALRYFAAQDQPVIHYDLKPANILFHSSNQSSLLIKITDFGLSKLIPKRDGTNDNPTIELTSQGAGTYWYLPPECFDTTATPRISNKVDVWSCGVIFYQMLFGRRPFAEGESQQQIWQNKLIVSSAHTLTFPDTPRVSQEAKDLIQKCLEYHPADRYDVMQLSQDPYLQRNTRRSARADRALPAGAQHSAATAPVMAHGMPLTSSVEEKLSNLS; the protein is encoded by the coding sequence ATGAAAAACATTGAGGTTAACCCCCAACGCAAGCGGTCACGCGAGGCGCCTCCGGGTGCCGAAGCCGCGGAGTCAGTCGAAGAGCAGCGACTGAGTGAGTCGTACTGGGAGTCGAAAGGTGCGAGATCCAACTCAGCATCGAGGTTATCTCCTGAGATCCCAGGTGACAGCGCGTGCATGTACGAATATGTGAGTGGTCCAACTGCTGTTAGCATCAGCGGTGGCAACAGCGGAAACAGTCCCGGAGGCACTCACCCGTCTGAACGTAAATTAAAGCAGGCGACGCTACCTTCATATGGATTGGTGAACGACACTGCGGTATTCCGCAAAGAGCTCGCTGACAGAGACGCGCAGATCGATGAGCTTCGCGAGAAACTGGCAGCCGTGGAGACGCGGATGTCCGAAAGGGAGACAACTCTTATCAACACGCAGGCACAACTACAGGAGGTAATGGACCGTAATAACCGCTACCAGGTTGTTCTTCGTCAGGAAATGTTGCGAGCGGCCCGTCAAGGGAGATGCGATGCCAGACGTGCCTTACATTTGAAGCATTTTGAGCTTGGACAGATAGCAGTGTGGCATAGTAACGGGCGCGAAGTGTGGGTCGAGGGCAACAAGATGAGGCAGCTCACCATGCAGCTTGAGGAGCTTAGTGTACGCCGtgatgaagtggaggagCTCAAAAAAACGGCTGAAAGGCGGGCGCGGCAGATACTGAGGAGCAACGACGAGGACTCGATGGCACCGGAAGTTCAAGCGGCACTGATGGAGGCGCAGGAGGCAGCTCTGCTGTACACCGCAGAGTTTGCAGCCTTGGGTAGCGCCATCCAGTCGctaaaacagcagcaacaagacTTAAATCACGAGAAAAAAGTGTTTCTTAAGGAGATCCGTCGCGTAAATGACGAAGATGCCTCTGCCTTCGTGGCTGTGCCAGCTCTCGGTCACAATGGTCGATATGTAATGATGCATCTGCTCGGCAAAGGAGGCTTCTCTGAGGTGTGGAAAGCCTTTGACTTGCAGGAGGCGCGGTACGTTGCGTGCAAAGTCCATCGCGTACAGAGGGAATGGTCACAACAGGTGCGACAACACTACCGGGACCGTGCGGTTCGTGAGCTAAAAATTATGCGAATGCTGGAACACCCGCACCTTACACGGCTCTTCGATGCCTTCGACCACGGCACGGCAACGTTCGTATCGGTCATGGAATTTAGCGCGGGGACCGATCTTGACACGCATCTGAAGCGTTGTGGCACCCTCCGTGAGGTGGAGGCGCGGTTAATCATTATGCAAGTAGTCAGTGCGTTGCGCTATTTCGCAGCACAGGATCAGCCGGTCATCCACTACGATCTTAAGCCAGCGAATATCCTTTTCCATTCTAGTAACCAAAGCAGTTTGCTAATCAAAATAACGGACTTTGGTCTCAGTAAGCTCATCCCGAAGCGAGACGGGACAAACGACAATCCAACCATAGAACTGACGTCACAGGGGGCGGGAACATATTGGTATCTTCCGCCCGAATGCTTCGATACCACAGCAACTCCTCGGATCAGTAACAAAGTTGACGTGTGGTCGTGCGGTGTTATATTCTATCAGATGCTATTTGGTCGCCGTCCATTCGCCGAGGGCGAGTCACAGCAACAAATATGGCAAAACAAACTCATTGTTTCTTCTGCACACACCTTAACGTTTCCCGACACCCCGCGTGTCTCGCAGGAGGCAAAAGATTTAATACAAAAGTGCCTCGAATACCACCCTGCGGACCGCTACGACGTGATGCAACTCAGTCAGGACCCGTACCTGCAGCGCAATACGCGGCGGTCAGCACGTGCAGATCGAGCGCTTCCCGCAGGAGCGCAGCACTCTGCAGCGACAGCACCGGTAATGGCCCACGGGATGCCACTGACAAGTTCCGTTGAGGAGAAGTTGAGCAATCTCTCCTGA
- a CDS encoding nucleoporin (NUP54/57), putative, producing the protein MSVLGSGFGRGAPGGFGAPACSTAGGFGSGFNTATTGGFGAGANTATTGGFGAGANTATTGGFGAGANTVTTGGFGAGANTATTGGFGAGANTVTTGGFGAGANTATTGGFGAGANTATTGGFGAGANTATTGGFGAGANTATTGGFGAGANTATTGGFGAGANTATTGGFGAGANTVTTGGFGAGANTATTGGFGAGANTATTGGFGAGANTVTTGGFGAGANTATTGGFGAGANTVTTGGFGAGANTATTGGFGAGANTATTGGFGAGANTATTGGFGAGANTATTGGFGAGANTVTTGGFGAGANTATTGGFGSGFNTAGGLGSGGFGAGPNTAGGFGTASVSFFGSTAAGAESRPNAVGASQQQVINCQSAVGRYLLEIDHAYNAMHPNCRFRSFLYNVCAPGQSIMAVERERLIYAAAGGECKEEDLLRAQQRNPDPVHLYPTRVHFMQELKNRVEKQKEILEAMSRHVDSLATKADHFRELDEANAAQYRELQQEQAMLQRRWYSLLMKVETLRQLGLPLAEESRMGGIASTLSAQLSAPGMYKTALTELQPFLDAESSTITSFLRRNSVGGSEGAICTPSEGVGTLRNNRVDQALLRDWARFAERIQQCVEGLSELLERDAADMRAIYQRVASS; encoded by the coding sequence ATGAGTGTGCTGGGATCAGGCTTTGGTCGTGGTGCGCCTGGTGGTTTTGGCGCTCCGGCCTGCTCAACGGCAGGAGGGTTCGGTAGTGGATTcaacaccgccacaactggaggatttggtgcaggagccaacaccgccacaactggaggatttggtgcaggagccaataccgccacaactggaggatttggtgcaggagccaacactgtcacaactggaggatttggtgcaggagccaacaccgccacaactggaggatttggtgcaggagccaacactgtcacaactggaggatttggtgcaggagccaataccgccacaactggaggatttggtgcaggagccaacaccgccacaactggaggatttggtgcaggagccaacaccgccacaactggaggatttggtgcaggagccaataccgccacaactggaggatttggtgcaggagccaacaccgccacaactggaggatttggtgcaggagccaacaccgccacaactggaggatttggtgcaggagccaacactgtcacaactggaggatttggtgcaggagccaacaccgccacaactggaggatttggtgcaggagccaataccgccacaactggaggatttggtgcaggagccaacactgtcacaactggaggatttggtgcaggagccaacaccgccacaactggaggatttggtgcaggagccaacactgtcacaactggaggatttggtgcaggagccaataccgccacaactggaggatttggtgcaggagccaacaccgccacaactggaggatttggtgcaggagccaataccgccacaactggaggatttggtgcaggagccaacaccgccacaactggaggatttggtgcaggagccaacactgtcacaactggaggatttggtgcaggagccaataccgccacaactggaggatttggtAGTGGGTTCAACACCGCCGGTGGTTTGGGATCTGGGGGGTTCGGAGCTGGTCCGAACACTGCAGGTGGGTTTGGAACCGCaagtgtttcattttttggtTCAACAGCGGCTGGTGCTGAGTCCCGCCCCAATGCGGTAGGCGCCTCTCAACAACAGGTTATCAATTGCCAAAGTGCCGTGGGTCGCTACCTGTTGGAAATTGATCATGCTTACAATGCCATGCATCCTAATTGCCGCTTTCGGTCCTTTCTTTACAATGTCTGTGCACCTGGGCAATCCATCATGGCGGTTGAGCGGGAACGGCTTATTTATGCGGCGGCTGGTGGCGAATGTAAGGAAGAGGACCTCCTACGGGCTCAACAGCGTAACCCCGATCCCGTCCACTTGTACCCAACGAGAGTGCACTTCATGCAGGAGCTGAAGAACCGCGTAGAGAAGCAGAAAGAGATACTGGAAGCGATGTCAAGGCATGTGGATTCGCTTGCAACGAAAGCTGACCACTTCCGTGAACTTGATGAAGCTAATGCAGCGCAGTATCGTGAACTGCAGCAGGAGCAAGCAATGCTTCAGCGCCGTTGGTACTCGTTGTTAATGAAGGTAGAGACTCTGCGACAGTTGGGTCTGCCACTTGCAGAAGAAAGTCGCATGGGCGGCATAGCTAGTACCCTTAGTGCCCAACTCTCGGCACCAGGTATGTACAAGACGGCGTTGACAGAATTGCAGCCGTTCCTGGACGCGGAGTCTTCAACTATCACATCTTTCCTTCGCAGGAATTCGGTGGGTGGATCAGAGGGCGCCATTTGCACACCTTCAGAAGGTGTTGGTACCCTGCGGAATAACCGTGTAGATCAGGCCCTGTTGAGGGACTGGGCGCGATTTGCAGAGCGCATACAACAGTGTGTGGAGGGTCTAAGCGAATTGTTGGAACGTGATGCAGCAGATATGCGGGCCATCTACCAACGCGTCGCTTCCTCCTGA